The genomic region AGCAACGTACAGTCAGTCGATTATATTTTGCATTGCTTGTTTATGTGCGGAGTTCTAAATAAACTTTAAGGTAATACATGTCTTGCCTCTGAAAAATGCGGCACAAACATTTAAGCCAGAATCAATCAAgatatgttttcaaagtttgatgtaaaaaaattgtaaaaaattgtttaaattactACACACCttaaatgattttgttttctttccaatttATAGGAATGCGTGGCAGCTGGGCACGACGTCTAAGTAGACTCAGCGATGGTCTTGATGCTCACGTAGAAGTCCCCAATAGACCGAGGCACTCGTTGGAATCTACCGTTTGGGAAGTTACCTAGCATTAACCGCATTCGTTATGTTTTTGGTTGAATGGGGCAATGAAGAGTGATGAATGAAATCAAATGTCTGTAGCCGCACGAATTCATTAGAACATTAACATTAGGCATGATAATAAGAGGTCTAATTATTCAACGAAACTTATGAAACAGTATTCACATTAAAGATGATACATTTAATCAAATTTAGATTAAATAACTACGAGAAACTGTGCCTAATATTACTGGTAACTCAGGAGAATAGCTCATAGCACAGTTCGTTAGTTCTTTTCacaaaaccattttttcttcgttattTTCATCAGACAAAATTTATCCCACAATCACACTTATGTGTAAATTGATCGTTGCTATATTTGGTATGTTTTTAAACCTTTTCAGTTGAAATGAATTCCTATGTATAAAGCACACGAGCTTGTcacatttgtttatttcaaaaccAACGACGGTACACACAGATGACAAATATTGAACTAATTAGTTGTGCATTAATGCACATATTTGCAACCGAAACATCGAGTAAACATTTAGCATTGTAAAAATATATGCCTTTCTTAGTTAGTTGTTCAAGCGCATCTTTTGTGTCTGGCGTGAGCAGCGCAATTTTGTTCGAAAGACAGCCGGATCCAACACATTATACGGTGGGTTTTCGTTGATGCACACGATATTTCTTAATCTGCGGCAATCATTTTTCTCTAACAAATGGGGTGCTAACAGAAGAAAAAGCTGCTCGGTCCATGCGGGGAGACCACAGCTGGAAAAACAAAGCTCCCAGTAGGGCAGCCCCAGGTGAGCGATGCTCATCCGTAGATATTCCGTAAACGATTCGGCCAAAAACTGCCAGCGCAAGGAATTCGTCTCGAGCAGAAATATTTTTGGGCTCGAGCTTTCCGGGGTTTCGTACACCAGGCAAACCTTCGCCAGGTTTGCAATTGTGCTGAGCTCGAAAATTTTGCTACGCGAATTCAGGTTAAGATGGTCCAGATAGCCGGAGCTGAGATCGACGTAGTTCGATTGGCGAATGATCGGTGGTACCGTTAGCGTCGTGTTTGGACTAACGCTTAGGATGGTGTCAATGTTATCCCTCACGAGCGTGATTTGGATCAGGTGAGGGAAATGAATATGACCGACACGACGGATATCATTAGCTAAAATAATGAATCAATCAACTGATtagtaaagaaaaacagttCACCTAGCCCCGGAAAAAAGCGATTTAACCTACGAGAATATTGATAACTCCAATAAAAGTTAAATCCATCGGTAGACAAGTAAAATCGTTTCATATCATCTGGTAAGTACACATTATGCCTCGATTCCCATGCTGTTACTTGAGCCTTTTCGCATGGTAGTCTTTTCTCGAGAGTTACATTGGTAATCCTTGGAATGTTATCTGAAAGTCAAATTTTCActtataaacaaacaaaacacacaatgaATCGCATTAGCTACTCACTTAAAACTTTAGCAAGGCTTAAAGAAAGATTTTCGTAGAACATATCCTCCGCATCGTTGCCTATTTTCAAGTTGGCCATCGTAATACCACTATACAATGTTTTCGCCAAACAACGTCGATGTTACCATGGTTGCCGTTTCAAAAAAAATGCACGAGCTCATATATCGAAGTGTATTATGAAAAAATTGAAGTGTTTCAAGTATTTAATTTATGAAGTATTAATTAAGTTTTATTACTATTTAATAAAATCAGTATTCAAAGTACAATTATTTGATACTAAAACATTAAACCTTCTTTGCTTCCATCCTTCAAGATTCGTACCTTGTTCCAAGGTAAATTAATCTTCAGCAACGGAAATTGGGCAATTATTTAAAGAAACATCATactagtgatgtgcgctctgagtgagaatgagtgagtcattcgaatcttaatattgaatgaacgatttaaaccctaacagatagtttttgtgactccctttgatttgaatccttaactgggattcgaatcccagaagaatgaacgagtgggtaaaagattcgctagtcgccatagagatttgaatcccaagttgtgattcgaatcccagtttgggatcactacatgggcgactagcgactcttttaccaactcgttcattcttttgggtttcgaatcccatatagtgattcccaaactgggattcgaatcacaacttggaattcgaaacacaacttgggattcgaatcacaacttgggattcgaaacacaacttgggattcgaatcacatcttgggattcgaatctctatggcgactagtgactcttttacccactcgttcattcttttgggattcgaatcccagttaaggtttcacctcgaaggttaataaatcattttacacgttttaaatcacaaaagagtgacttaaagattcgaatcatcgttatgattattcactctgtttcaaatctctaaaaagagttgttattctcatcactacatCATACATTTGAAACGATTGGCAAATTGATGaaggttttatattttaattaaaaaaagcagCGTTTATGTTAACTCATTATCAACTTATGAATGTTTCTATCACGGGGTCCAcgctacagcgcgacgtcccgtcacaaaacgcgacgtcgccttaCAGGCGGCTGAACTccatactcggggtccacactacagcgcgacgtcccgtttcaaaagtagcccagtttcggcagaacaatcgcgcaagccaagcgcgacagaggtaggggagtatgtggaaatatgtatcacattggggtgcaaactcggctaaaattttttgttgaattttgaggtagtaatgcatgatatttgtttagctacgtattttatgcaccctgagtgagtttggcgcttctacatttgaaattcactgagaaaaccacctaacacaaacatcgacgggggcccgcgacagccgagccgtagcgccggttagaaaatcggcccatgagcgccggggctcaccacctcgacggcgtgggttcgaatcccaaccgagaccggaccctcccctgtacgagaggactgactatccacgtacaacagggaaacaagtctcgtaagcccttaacgggcaggcatgaccaacacggtcgttacgtcaagaagaagaagaagaagacaaacatcgacgatattttgccccaccgtaactcggggtccacactacagcgcgacgtcacgtttcaaaagtagcccattttcggcagaacaatcgcgcaagccaagcgcgacagaggtaggggagtatgtggaaatatgtatcacattggggcgcaaactcggctaaaattttttgttgaatttggaCGTAGTGATGCATGATACTTGTTCAGCTACGtattatgcaccctgagtgagtttggcgcttctacatttgaaattcactgataAAACCACCTAAAACAACcatcgacgatattttgccccaccgtaggaggtatatatttctccgtcatctcctacttattgagtgcagtttgtttacgtttcggcacccgaaaaaactttgttaaaaatatcaattaaaacggagtttcatagctgaattacatttgtgaagagtagaaataagtagtaaaacctgaaatccgatgtttcatggagaatattgctcgttttgttcgcgtttgtgtttcggtttgtttacgttatgttcagctgtcggtttgtttacgtttcgaattgacatttgacatgagctagcgcgacgtcgcgtttttcgctgtttctacactagcgcgatttgtgcgacatttttttggtatggagttcggccgcctgtcaggcgacgtcgcgtttcgtggcGGGACgccgcgctgtagtgtggaccccgagtatggAGTTCCTCCGCCTGTAAGccgacgtcgcgttttgtgacgggacgtcgcgcagTAATGTGGACCCCGTGTCAGGCGACGCGGCGTTAAGCAAGCCGGAGACGTCgcgaacttgtacgcgcgaacaatttgacaaccatgcattgcctatgttaaggaaagaaaaggaagataTCCTCTTAAATCTTTTCTTAAATCTAaagcttcctttcctttcctgcatgcattgcctatgttaaggaaaggaaaggaagatttaagaggatatcttcctttcctttccttaacataggcaatgcctggtagtcaaattgttcgcgcgaacaagttcgcgacgtctacggcttgcattacgcgacggtgcagtctggaaagcgtgatAGACTTTTCTTACCGCGTGaccacattaggcgtaccataccaaaaacttggtacggtcgagTGACAGCGTACCAGAGCCGATGGTGCgctagaaagagagaaaaaacggtttttacCACCTGGGCCgcaccagttttttggtatggtacgcctaatgtagtcacgcggttaCAATTTGGAGactcatttaaaaaacatcgcCCTACATGAGGTTCATGGTTCCAAAAGTAAGAACGCTGTAAACCCACTGGATGTATGTCGGAACTGAGTGCAGAACCTAACCGTCAAATAACTAGTGGTGAGAAAATCAAATCTATCGATTTCGATCCATTTCAAATCCGAACTCATCCGCTCCAGTCATTCTACTCTCTACCATAGTAAGTACCATACTCGCATCGTGGAAAAGGCGTTTAATGGTAGAACACCTCAGATAATCGATATTTCATGGttaaaaatgagtttttcttgATCCTAAGTTAAACCACGTGAAAAACGCAAACTATGGCCAATCCATTCTATCCAGGGTTTGATTCAAGTAAACTGAtatgaaatatatttgaagCATcagatcaagtcagaatcgaatcaaattgagcccaaaacaaagcaaatctGAATTAACTCCCAAGTGAATCACATCTTTTCCCAATCCGTCAAATGTGATCCAATCCTATAGAATCCGTCAATGGATCGATTCTTCGAGTCTTCCGTATCGGGATTCTGCGAACCCACCCGTCAAAAAACGCAAACGATCCGGAGTGCGAAAAAAAGTTACGAGACGGAAAACACTGCATCTTAATCGGTGGGGtttaaaaccattcaaaaacatatttatcgTGTAAATTGG from Anopheles coustani chromosome 3, idAnoCousDA_361_x.2, whole genome shotgun sequence harbors:
- the LOC131259616 gene encoding tubulin polyglutamylase complex subunit 2, producing the protein MANLKIGNDAEDMFYENLSLSLAKVLNNIPRITNVTLEKRLPCEKAQVTAWESRHNVYLPDDMKRFYLSTDGFNFYWSYQYSPNDIRRVGHIHFPHLIQITLVRDNIDTILSVSPNTTLTVPPIIRQSNYVDLSSGYLDHLNLNSRSKIFELSTIANLAKVCLVYETPESSSPKIFLLETNSLRWQFLAESFTEYLRMSIAHLGLPYWELCFSSCGLPAWTEQLFLLLAPHLLEKNDCRRLRNIVCINENPPYNVLDPAVFRTKLRCSRQTQKMRLNN